A region of the Actinomycetota bacterium genome:
GGAGGAAAAGGCGATGTGGGGGGCGGCTCTCGTACACCCGGCTCTCGCCCGCCATCGGGACCTGATCGGCTGGCTGGAGCGGCAACAGGCTTCCGGGAAGTGGCGCGCCGACCCCGACTTCGGTGCCCACCTCGACGCCGCCCTGAGCGTCCTCGAGCGGTTGCCTTCCCCGGTACCCATCGGACGGAGCCGGCTGGCGGCCAGCGTGCTCGGCTCCAGCCACGCCCTGGACGGCATCGAGGCGGTGGGTCGCCTGGTACCGGCGGCGTTGGCATACCTGGCGGGGACCGGGTTGCCGGCCACCTCCTTGCAGCGCCGGCGCCTGTGGGCCGGGATGGGGGTGGACGACGACGAGACGTCGTCGACCGTGCTCGTGCTCGGTCTCCGCCCGGCCTGTTCCGGTCCCATGACCGAGGCCGTCGCCCGCTGGGCCGACGGCGGCGTGCCGATGCCTATCCCGCTGGCCGCCCTCCAGCGGGAGCCGTGGAGATTTCCCGGCGGTGAGTTGGTCCATGCCTGCGAGAACCCCTCGGTCCTCCACGCCGCTGGCAGCCGGTTGGGGGCTCGGTGCCCCCCGATGGTGTGCCTGGAAGGCAACCCTTCAGTGGCCGCGGTCCGCCTGATCGAGGTGCTGGTCGG
Encoded here:
- a CDS encoding TIGR02679 family protein gives rise to the protein MAEDRRLARLFASAHRRLESTSGRLEGAAATILDPTGDERLAVDRLLGSRSRGVGLRVPLVRLEAVLQERAGSSLVSMVEAVVGPLRDRPGERAARVEEEKAMWGAALVHPALARHRDLIGWLERQQASGKWRADPDFGAHLDAALSVLERLPSPVPIGRSRLAASVLGSSHALDGIEAVGRLVPAALAYLAGTGLPATSLQRRRLWAGMGVDDDETSSTVLVLGLRPACSGPMTEAVARWADGGVPMPIPLAALQREPWRFPGGELVHACENPSVLHAAGSRLGARCPPMVCLEGNPSVAAVRLIEVLVGERCAVAYHGDFGSGGIAIGNRVIGAMGAQPWRFRVEDYRAGVAHARATGVQCLPLRGRLPEACWDAELASAMARAGVEIEEELVLEDLLADLR